One window from the genome of Pungitius pungitius chromosome 14, fPunPun2.1, whole genome shotgun sequence encodes:
- the bend3 gene encoding BEN domain-containing protein 3: protein MNSSEHGEVSEEAMLEKEHNHGQDVKEEPEDFAVCVPPEGPRGGPPGATEAAEQSSVGTGPFTNQSSSSKRPRLSGEMRQSLVEESSRHKPLCLTTSGERRNYVQQKPRVSHRKPLFSISHRISEKRNTPSVEQQAGHDAANQLDYARILSSNGPPESLPASDASGQAPTTDTSLYPLIEKMFLILNTLNSSMTQLHSKVDLLTLEVMRIKKQIKPAEMVTEFQPPPEYLLASDELKQLMEQTSSAGELGCRLLVHLFPELFKARDCSHECMASKRTLESLHLQLIRNYVEVCYPLVKNSSVWQEECLLQINDLFNRFWAQRDMESARLLRKQTITGALIKAEHPQTYRFINEEGREEHVPFDNQQSSEASSDLAFNTLDEFSSPEDFVVFLMHRLFPEVFEEGKMPEGYGRFSSVGQLILDSDKMEIIRKYMEANFPDVPEDSWLQVCIQHMEDALEGPHSNGNGSDPDNINDEGYDLGSPPEDVSIIKAREAGDNERPGRKAKKSLLPPVDFDNLEVPPPDFSIPQQYLLSREQLKSNYECSLSIGNFASRLLVLMFPELFTLENARKQYNCSGSLGKKQLDPVRVNLIRHYVQLVYSRAKNDRVWMLEFVGKLDERCRRRDTEQRRSYLQQRKVYGQESEQDFLCHLNQLNPDGLREDLDAPSLPPEKSSKDFCKIPLDELTVSTPDFPVPLVYLLADSEVREIVQQSLSVGNFAARLLVRLFPELFTQENLRLQYNHSGACNKKQLDPVRLRLIRHYVEAVYPVDKMEEVWHYECVPSIDERCRRPNRKKCDILKKAKRSSAVS from the exons ATGAATTCCTCTGAGCATGGAGAAGTTTCAGAAGAAGCAATGCTTGAGAAAG AACACAACCACGGCCAGGACGTCAAGGAGGAGCCAGAAGACTTTGCTGTTTGCGTGCCACCTGAAGGACCCCGAGGAGGCCCTCCCGGAGCCACCGAGGCTGCTGAACAGTCCTCTGTGGGGACGGGCCCTTTCACAAACCAGTCCTCCAGCAGCAAGAGACCCCGACTCTCTGGCGAG ATGAGGCAGAGCTTAgtggaggagagcagcagaCACAAGCCTCTTTGCCTCACCACAAGCGGGGAGCGGAGGAATTACGTCCAGCAGAAACCCAGGGTCTCCCACAGGAAGCCTCTCTTCAGCATCTCCCACAGGATCTCGGAGAAGAGGAACACGCCAAGCGTGGAGCAGCAGGCTGGGCACGATGCCGCCAATCAGCTCGATTACGCCCGCATCCTCTCCTCCAACGGCCCGCCGGAGAGCCTCCCCGCCTCAGACGCCTCAGGCCAGGCCCCGACAACGGACACCAGCCTTTATCCGCTGATTGAGAAAATGTTTCTCATCCTCAATACCCTCAATTCAAGCATGACCCAACTGCACAGCAAAGTGGACTTGTTAACCCTCGAGGTCATGCGGATAAAGAAGCAGATCAAGCCCGCCGAGATGGTGACGGAGTTCCAGCCGCCCCCCGAATATCTGCTAGCAAGTGACGAACTGAAGCAGCTGATGGAGCAGACATCGAGCGCCGGGGAGCTCGGGTGCCGGCTGCTGGTGCACCTCTTCCCAGAGCTGTTCAAGGCCAGGGACTGCTCCCATGAATGCATGGCGAGCAAGAGGACGCTGGAGTCCCTCCATCTGCAGCTGATCCGCAACTACGTCGAAGTGTGCTACCCTTTGGTCAAGAACAGCAGCGTCTGGCAGGAGGAGTGCCTCCTTCAGATCAATGACTTGTTCAATCGCTTCTGGGCACAAAGGGACATGGAAAGTGCTCGGCTGCTAAGGAAGCAGACGATCACAGGCGCCTTGATAAAGGCGGAGCATCCTCAGACCTACCGGTTCATCAACGAGGAGGGCCGGGAGGAGCACGTCCCTTTCGATAACCAGCAGAGCAGCGAGGCTTCCTCGGACCTTGCGTTCAACACGCTGGACGAGTTCTCCTCACCTGAGGATTTTGTCGTTTTTCTCATGCACCGTCTCTTCCCGGAGGTTTTTGAAGAAGGAAAAATGCCAGAAGGCTACGGCCGATTCAGTAGTGTGGGGCAGCTAATTCTGGACTCGGACAAGATGGAAATCATAAGGAAGTACATGGAGGCCAATTTTCCGGATGTGCCTGAAGACAGCTGGCTTCAGGTGTGCATTCAGCACATGGAGGATGCTCTGGAGGGTCCTCACAGTAACGGCAACGGGAGCGACCCTGACAATATCAACGACGAGGGTTACGACCTTGGCAGCCCCCCCGAGGATGTCTCGATCATTAAGGCTCGAGAAGCAGGAGATAACGAAAGGCCCGGTCGCAAGGCCAAAAAGTCGCTGCTTCCGCCGGTGGATTTTGACAATCTCGAGGTTCCTCCTCCGGATTTCTCTATTCCCCAGCAGTACCTCTTGTCCAGGGAGCAGCTGAAGAGCAACTATGAATGTAGCCTGTCCATCGGGAACTTCGCCTCTCGACTGCTGGTGCTCATGTTCCCCGAGCTCTTCACCCTTGAGAACGCGCGAAAGCAGTACAACTGCAGCGGCTCGCTCGGGAAAAAGCAGCTCGACCCCGTTCGCGTGAACCTCATCCGCCACTACGTGCAGCTGGTCTACTCCCGGGCCAAGAACGACCGAGTGTGGATGTTGGAATTCGTGGGCAAGCTCGACGAGAGGTGCAGGAGGCGCGACACGGAGCAGAGGAGGTCCTATCTGCAGCAGCGCAAGGTGTACGGTCAAGAGTCCGAGCAGGACTTTCTCTGCCACCTGAACCAGCTCAATCCGGACGGCCTGAGGGAGGATCTGGACGCTCCCTCTTTGCCCCCTGAGAAAAGCAGCAAGGACTTCTGTAAGATCCCCCTGGACGAGCTGACTGTGTCCACGCCAGACTTCCCAGTGCCCCTCGTCTACCTCCTCGCAGACTCCGAGGTGCGAGAAATCGTCCAGCAGAGTCTCTCCGTCGGCAACTTTGCCGCCCGCCTGCTGGTGCGCCTCTTCCCCGAGCTCTTCACTCAGGAGAACCTGCGGCTGCAGTACAACCATTCGGGGGCGTGCAACAAGAAGCAGCTGGACCCGGTCCGCCTGCGGCTGATCCGCCACTACGTGGAAGCCGTGTATCCTGTGGATAAGATGGAGGAGGTGTGGCATTACGAGTGCGTGCCGAGCATCGACGAGCGCTGCCGGCGCCCCAACCGCAAGAAGTGCGACATCCTGAAGAAGGCCAAGAGGTCGAGCGCTGTGTCCTAG